Proteins from a genomic interval of Musa acuminata AAA Group cultivar baxijiao chromosome BXJ1-9, Cavendish_Baxijiao_AAA, whole genome shotgun sequence:
- the LOC103974953 gene encoding LOB domain-containing protein CRL1-like codes for MTGFGSPCGACKFLRRKCVRGCVFAPYFCHEQGAAHFAAIHKVFGASNFSKLLLHLPLADRSEAAVTISYEAQARLQDPVYGCVAHIFALQQQVVNLQAQLASLKAQEAQGLGSGSATNQTPQEDKHSPFQQDGQRFFQTGDGRMLPPFSSISSMSIENMNNYSSGPSDPNYLQSSQEYDRHYEISDDHMSFGTEGGGFAMASPDMQASTWRSAYHDMEDLQSIALAYLGRP; via the exons ATGACAGGTTTTGGCTCTCCCTGTGGAGCTTGCAAATTCCTGAGGAGGAAGTGTGTCAGGGGCTGCGTCTTCGCCCCGTACTTCTGCCATGAACAAGGCGCGGCGCACTTTGCAGCAATCCACAAGGTCTTCGGGGCGAGCAATTTCTCGAAGCTCCTATTGCACCTCCCTTTGGCTGATCGATCTGAGGCTGCAGTCACCATCTCTTACGAAGCCCAAGCTAGGCTGCAAGATCCTGTCTATGGTTGCGTCGCGCATATCTTCGCCCTCCAACAACAA GTTGTCAATCTACAAGCACAACTAGCCTCTCTCAAGGCTCAAGAAGCTCAAGGACTTGGAAGCGGCAGTGCAACCAATCAAACTCCTCAAGAAGACAAACACTCACCCTTCCAGCAAGATGGTCAAAGGTTCTTTCAAACTGGGGATGGAAGGATGCTACCTCCTTTCTCTTCCATTTCCTCCATGAGTATAGAAAACATGAACAACTACTCCAGTGGCCCTTCAGATCCCAACTATCTTCAGTCCTCTCAGGAATACGACCGCCATTATGAGATTTCTGACGACCACATGTCCTTTGGGACTGAGGGTGGTGGTTTTGCCATGGCCTCTCCTgacatgcaagctagcacttGGAGGTCAGCATATCATGATATGGAAGACCTTCAATCTATAGCATTAGCTTATCTTGGTCGTCCATGA